One genomic window of Pseudomonas aeruginosa includes the following:
- the creD gene encoding cell envelope integrity protein CreD, producing MNRTLAYKLGAIALLILLLLIPLLMIDGLIRDRQEVRDGVLQDIARSSSYSQRLTGPLLVVPYRRTVREWVTEEKTEKRVLQEREQRGELYFLPDRFALDGQMRTELRYRGIYQARLYHVDNKVAGYFQVPAHYGIEEDLEDYQFETPFLAMGISDIRGIENALRLSLNGASVDFEPGSRVGLLGSGVHAPLQGVDGRQAQRLEYAFDLSLLGSERLDIVPVGRDSQVILKADWPHPSFGGEFLPSEREITAQGFTARWQTSFFATNMEEALRSCVEEQRCDGFQARAFGVGLVDPVDQYLKADRAIKYALLFITLTFAGFFLFEVLKRLAVHPVQYALVGLALAFFYLLLLSLAEHVGFELAYLVSAGACVGLIGFYLCFVLRSVARGLGFSAGLAGLYGLLYGLLSAEDYALLMGSLLLFAVLAAVMVLTRRLDWYGVGRKDFPAVPARA from the coding sequence ATGAACCGCACGCTGGCCTACAAGCTCGGCGCCATCGCCCTACTCATCCTGCTATTGCTGATTCCCCTGTTGATGATCGACGGCCTGATCCGCGATCGCCAGGAGGTTCGTGACGGCGTGCTGCAGGATATCGCCCGCAGCTCCAGCTACAGCCAGCGCCTCACCGGCCCGCTGCTGGTGGTGCCGTACCGCAGGACGGTGCGCGAGTGGGTCACCGAGGAGAAGACCGAGAAGCGCGTGTTGCAGGAGCGCGAGCAGCGCGGCGAGCTGTACTTCCTGCCCGACCGCTTCGCCCTCGACGGGCAGATGCGCACCGAGCTGCGCTACCGTGGCATCTACCAGGCGCGCCTGTACCACGTCGACAACAAGGTTGCCGGCTACTTCCAGGTGCCTGCGCACTATGGCATCGAAGAAGACCTGGAGGACTACCAGTTCGAAACGCCGTTCCTGGCGATGGGCATCAGCGACATCCGCGGCATCGAGAATGCCCTGCGCCTGTCCCTCAACGGTGCCAGCGTCGACTTCGAGCCGGGTAGCCGGGTCGGCCTGCTCGGCAGCGGTGTGCACGCACCGCTGCAAGGCGTCGACGGGCGCCAGGCGCAGCGCCTGGAGTACGCCTTCGACCTGTCGTTGCTCGGCAGCGAGCGGCTGGACATCGTGCCGGTGGGCCGCGACAGCCAGGTCATCCTGAAGGCCGACTGGCCGCACCCGAGCTTCGGCGGCGAGTTCCTGCCCAGCGAGCGGGAGATCACCGCCCAGGGCTTCACCGCGCGCTGGCAGACCAGCTTCTTCGCCACCAACATGGAAGAGGCGCTGCGCAGTTGCGTGGAGGAGCAGCGTTGCGACGGCTTCCAGGCGCGCGCCTTCGGCGTCGGCCTGGTCGATCCGGTGGACCAGTACCTGAAGGCCGACCGCGCGATCAAGTACGCGCTGCTGTTCATCACCCTGACCTTCGCCGGCTTCTTCCTCTTCGAGGTGCTCAAGCGCCTGGCGGTACACCCGGTCCAGTACGCGCTGGTCGGCCTGGCGCTGGCGTTCTTCTACCTGCTGCTGCTGTCGCTGGCCGAGCACGTCGGCTTCGAGCTGGCCTACCTGGTCTCCGCCGGAGCCTGCGTCGGCCTGATCGGCTTCTACCTGTGCTTCGTCCTGCGCAGCGTGGCCCGAGGGCTGGGCTTCAGCGCCGGCCTGGCAGGGCTGTACGGCCTGCTCTACGGCTTGCTGAGCGCGGAGGACTACGCCTTGCTGATGGGCTCGCTGCTGCTGTTCGCGGTGCTTGCCGCGGTGATGGTGCTGACCCGCCGCCTGGACTGGTACGGGGTCGGCCGCAAGGACTTCCCGGCGGTACCCGCCAGGGCCTGA
- a CDS encoding glutathione S-transferase, with product MSATHTLFYAAASPFVRKVLVLLHETGQRERVALEEVTPTPVAPIRQLNASNPAGKIPALRLPDGQVLHDSRVICDYFDQQHVGEPLIPREGSARWRRLTIASLADAVLDAAVLSRYETFVRPEEKRWDTWLEAQREKIGRSLAWLEGDCIAELQARFDIAAIGVACALGYLDLRQPEWDWRGRYPRLAAWFAEVSQRPSMQATRA from the coding sequence ATGAGCGCTACCCATACGCTGTTCTACGCCGCCGCCTCGCCCTTCGTGCGCAAGGTCCTGGTCCTGCTCCACGAAACCGGCCAACGCGAGCGCGTGGCGCTCGAGGAAGTCACGCCGACGCCGGTCGCGCCCATCCGGCAGCTCAACGCCAGCAACCCGGCCGGCAAGATTCCCGCCCTGCGCCTGCCGGACGGCCAGGTGCTGCACGACAGCCGGGTGATCTGCGACTACTTCGACCAGCAGCACGTCGGCGAACCGCTGATCCCCCGCGAAGGCAGCGCCCGCTGGCGACGCCTGACCATCGCCTCGCTGGCGGACGCCGTCCTCGACGCCGCGGTGCTGTCCCGCTACGAAACCTTCGTCCGCCCCGAGGAGAAGCGCTGGGACACCTGGCTCGAAGCACAGCGGGAAAAGATCGGGCGGTCCCTGGCGTGGCTGGAGGGCGACTGCATCGCCGAACTGCAGGCGCGCTTCGACATCGCCGCCATCGGCGTCGCCTGCGCCCTGGGCTATCTCGACCTGCGCCAGCCGGAGTGGGACTGGCGCGGCCGCTACCCGCGACTCGCCGCCTGGTTCGCCGAAGTCAGCCAGCGCCCGTCGATGCAGGCCACCCGCGCCTGA
- a CDS encoding PP2C family serine/threonine-protein phosphatase: MATLEILGAECRAGGAVNDDALGCTAQAAWVIDGATSIGRSVLGVESDARWLAQAVDRHLRLLLEVEPEQSSETLLRRLLNDIQGDFRAQSGRDWHDLEDMPAACLSLLRIRGGEIELLNIGDSRILVEGADGQVRSFGDSALHELDRQSLAHFCRMREEHPQWDHAELFKASRPRVRQNRLLMNKPEGYWALDISDRWLGQVQRETLPLAALRSFVLMTDGFDRLVEPFRRYTDEQLLRRLEDVGVSAMLDELREIEQGDDQALAFPRFKIHDDASALWGRIAG; encoded by the coding sequence ATGGCCACACTGGAAATACTCGGGGCGGAATGCCGCGCGGGGGGCGCGGTGAACGACGATGCGCTGGGCTGCACGGCGCAGGCCGCCTGGGTGATCGACGGTGCCACCAGCATCGGTCGCAGCGTGCTGGGCGTGGAAAGCGACGCGCGCTGGCTGGCCCAGGCGGTGGACCGGCACCTGCGGTTGCTGCTGGAAGTCGAGCCCGAGCAATCCAGCGAGACCCTGCTGCGGCGCCTGCTCAACGATATCCAGGGCGACTTCCGCGCCCAGAGCGGCCGCGACTGGCACGACCTCGAAGACATGCCGGCGGCCTGCCTGAGCCTGCTGCGGATTCGCGGCGGAGAAATCGAACTGCTCAACATCGGCGACAGCCGGATCCTCGTCGAAGGCGCCGACGGCCAGGTACGCAGCTTCGGCGATTCGGCCCTACACGAACTGGATCGGCAATCCCTGGCGCATTTCTGCCGGATGCGCGAGGAACATCCGCAGTGGGATCACGCCGAACTGTTCAAGGCCAGCCGCCCGCGCGTGCGGCAGAACCGCCTGCTGATGAACAAGCCCGAGGGCTACTGGGCGCTGGACATCAGCGACCGCTGGCTCGGCCAGGTGCAGCGCGAGACCTTGCCGCTCGCCGCGTTGCGTTCCTTCGTGCTGATGACCGACGGCTTCGACCGGCTGGTCGAGCCTTTCCGCCGCTATACCGACGAACAGTTGCTGCGGCGCCTCGAGGACGTCGGAGTGAGCGCCATGCTCGACGAGTTGCGCGAGATCGAACAGGGCGACGACCAGGCCCTGGCTTTCCCGCGTTTCAAGATCCACGACGACGCCAGCGCGCTGTGGGGTCGGATCGCGGGGTGA
- the fiuA gene encoding TonB-dependent ferrichrome receptor FiuA, with product MPRPTFRPGLLALAIALAVPAPFLHAAPAEQASVRDYRIAAGPLAGTLNRIAAQAGLVLTLDPALAEGRSAHAVQGRFDAPGALREALKGSGLELVENAGGTYSLRKVPEDTLSLQAMTVSGAEEDPLGPTSGYVAKRSMTGTKTDTPILETPRSISVATRQQMTDRAVHSLDDAVRYMPGVVASSFGSDTRSDWLKVRGFKPTQFLDGLPMAVGVYNNPKLETWNLERVALLRGPASSVYGQTPPGGMLDMVSLRPQNVASHEVKAEVGNYNHKQVSFDSTGPLDDEGRFLYRVSGVVRDSNTQVDHIDDKRYNIAPSLTWNIDDDTRLTFLGQFNRDDTGITSQFLPLRGTKYDAPFGKVSHHKNLGDPDWEYYDRTYYWLGYAFERRINDVWQFRQNLRYLRNDLSFQGITAGTAHADGTLERSTTSVDEDVSQFVVDNNFQADFETGALRHTLLLGLDHNRTDNQYTSIFGSAPPSNVINPIYGQPIVKPDRSTAFYDYKQKTYQTGLYVQDQIALDNWRLTLGGREDWVHTGATFYNKGDATNTSRDKKFSGNAALSYIFDNGVAPYISYAESFQPTTGADMNSTSSLKPTEGKQWEIGVKYQPVGSDSLFTAAVYDLRQENVSVSQNIGGTPVTSQTGEVKVSGIELEATSNVTDNLKMIGAYSYADTEVKKGQYAGNRLQQAPRNQASLWADYTWHEGTLNGFSVGAGARYVGSTYGDQANTYDGYAGSYTLYDAAVRYDLGQLNGSLKGVSVAVNANNLFNKDYLASCDGYYCYYGDQRSVVGSVSYKW from the coding sequence ATGCCCCGCCCGACGTTCCGTCCCGGCCTGCTCGCCCTAGCCATCGCCCTCGCCGTTCCCGCACCGTTCCTCCACGCCGCCCCGGCCGAACAGGCCAGCGTACGCGACTACCGCATCGCCGCCGGGCCGCTGGCAGGCACCCTGAACCGCATCGCGGCCCAGGCCGGCCTGGTCCTCACCCTGGATCCGGCGCTCGCCGAAGGACGCAGCGCCCACGCCGTGCAAGGTCGCTTCGACGCGCCCGGCGCATTGCGCGAAGCGCTCAAGGGCAGCGGCCTGGAACTGGTGGAAAATGCCGGCGGCACCTACAGCCTGCGCAAGGTGCCGGAAGACACCCTGTCGCTGCAGGCGATGACGGTCAGCGGCGCCGAGGAAGACCCACTGGGGCCGACCAGCGGCTACGTGGCCAAGCGCAGCATGACCGGCACCAAGACCGATACGCCGATCCTCGAGACCCCGCGCTCGATCTCGGTGGCGACCCGCCAGCAGATGACCGACCGCGCCGTGCACAGCCTCGACGACGCGGTGCGCTACATGCCCGGCGTCGTCGCCAGCAGCTTCGGCAGCGACACCCGCTCCGACTGGTTGAAGGTGCGCGGCTTCAAGCCGACCCAGTTCCTCGACGGCCTGCCGATGGCGGTCGGCGTCTACAACAACCCGAAACTGGAAACCTGGAACCTGGAGCGTGTCGCCCTGTTGCGCGGCCCGGCCTCCTCGGTCTACGGCCAGACCCCGCCGGGCGGCATGCTCGACATGGTCAGCCTGCGTCCGCAGAACGTCGCCAGTCACGAGGTGAAGGCCGAGGTCGGCAACTACAACCACAAGCAGGTCAGCTTCGACAGCACCGGCCCGCTCGACGACGAGGGACGCTTTCTCTATCGCGTCTCCGGCGTGGTGCGCGACAGCAACACCCAGGTCGACCATATCGACGACAAGCGCTACAACATCGCCCCGAGCCTGACCTGGAACATCGACGACGACACCAGGCTGACCTTCCTCGGCCAGTTCAACCGCGACGATACCGGCATCACCAGCCAGTTCCTGCCGCTACGCGGAACCAAGTACGACGCGCCGTTCGGCAAGGTTTCCCATCACAAGAACCTCGGCGATCCGGACTGGGAATACTACGACCGCACCTACTACTGGCTGGGCTACGCCTTCGAGCGGCGGATCAACGATGTCTGGCAGTTCCGCCAGAACCTGCGCTACCTGCGCAACGACCTGTCGTTCCAGGGGATTACAGCGGGCACAGCTCATGCCGACGGCACACTGGAACGCAGCACCACCTCGGTGGATGAAGACGTCAGTCAGTTCGTAGTAGATAACAACTTCCAGGCCGACTTCGAAACAGGCGCCCTGCGCCACACCCTGCTGCTAGGCCTGGATCACAACCGCACCGACAACCAATACACATCGATCTTTGGCAGCGCGCCGCCGAGCAACGTCATCAACCCGATCTACGGCCAGCCGATCGTCAAACCGGATCGTTCGACGGCCTTCTACGACTACAAGCAGAAGACCTACCAGACCGGCCTCTACGTCCAGGACCAGATCGCCCTCGACAACTGGCGCCTGACCCTCGGCGGTCGCGAGGACTGGGTGCACACAGGCGCCACCTTCTACAACAAGGGCGACGCCACCAATACCAGCCGCGACAAGAAGTTCAGCGGCAACGCGGCGCTCAGCTACATCTTCGACAATGGCGTGGCGCCCTATATCTCCTATGCGGAGTCGTTCCAGCCCACCACTGGCGCCGATATGAACAGCACCAGTTCGCTGAAGCCGACCGAAGGCAAGCAATGGGAAATCGGCGTGAAGTACCAGCCGGTAGGCTCCGACTCGCTGTTCACCGCCGCGGTCTATGACCTGCGCCAGGAGAACGTCAGCGTGTCGCAGAACATAGGCGGCACGCCGGTCACTTCGCAGACGGGCGAAGTGAAGGTCTCCGGGATAGAACTGGAAGCCACCAGCAACGTCACCGACAACCTGAAGATGATCGGCGCCTATAGCTACGCCGACACCGAAGTGAAAAAAGGCCAGTACGCAGGCAACCGCCTGCAACAGGCGCCGCGCAACCAGGCCTCGCTATGGGCCGACTACACCTGGCACGAGGGTACGCTGAACGGTTTCAGCGTGGGTGCCGGCGCCCGCTACGTAGGCTCGACCTACGGCGACCAGGCCAACACCTACGACGGCTACGCCGGCTCGTACACCCTGTACGACGCCGCCGTGCGCTACGACCTGGGCCAATTGAACGGCAGCCTGAAAGGCGTCAGCGTGGCGGTCAATGCCAACAATCTGTTCAACAAGGACTACCTGGCGTCCTGCGACGGCTACTACTGCTACTACGGCGACCAGCGCAGCGTGGTGGGCAGCGTCAGCTACAAGTGGTGA
- a CDS encoding RNA polymerase sigma factor — MSAGDVSNSEFVGSLYRDHRGWLLAWLNRNLGCRQRAEDLSQDTFVRLLGRPELPGLREPRAFLAKVARGLMIDHFRRAALEQAYLAELALVPEAEQPSAEEQYLILEDLREIDRLLGTLSLKARSAFLYSRLDGMPHAEIAERLGVSVPRVRQYLAQGLRQCYIALYGEPR, encoded by the coding sequence GTGTCGGCGGGTGACGTCAGCAACAGCGAATTCGTGGGTAGCCTGTACCGGGACCACCGCGGCTGGCTGCTTGCCTGGCTGAACCGCAACCTCGGCTGCCGCCAGCGCGCCGAAGACCTCAGCCAGGACACCTTCGTTCGCCTCCTCGGCCGCCCGGAGCTGCCCGGCCTGCGGGAACCGCGCGCGTTCCTGGCGAAGGTGGCGCGCGGTCTGATGATCGACCACTTCCGCCGCGCCGCCCTTGAGCAGGCCTATCTCGCCGAACTGGCGCTGGTTCCGGAAGCGGAGCAGCCTTCGGCCGAAGAGCAGTACCTGATTCTCGAGGACCTCCGCGAGATCGATCGCCTGCTTGGCACGCTGTCGCTGAAGGCGCGTAGCGCGTTTCTCTATAGCCGCCTGGACGGCATGCCCCACGCGGAGATCGCCGAGCGTCTCGGAGTCTCGGTGCCACGCGTGCGCCAATACCTGGCCCAGGGTCTGCGCCAGTGCTACATCGCCCTCTACGGAGAGCCCCGGTGA
- a CDS encoding glutathione S-transferase family protein, protein MAEPLLIIGSYLSPYVRKVLVLLELKGIAYRIDPIVPFFGDEAFERLSPLRQIPVLVDGDFVLNDSSVICQYLEERYPQPSLYPVDIGQRAQARWLEEYADSRLGQVIIWQLFHQLVINRGIWQREPDQAILQRTYDEDLPSICNYLEGRVPPSGWLCGELSIADVAVACLFRNAQLARYQVDGERWPRLARLLADAFALPAFQHLARFEKATAQTPVAEQRQALREAGAPLSATSHARERPVRGPMSR, encoded by the coding sequence GTGGCCGAACCTTTGCTGATCATCGGTTCCTATCTGTCCCCCTATGTGCGCAAGGTGCTGGTGCTGCTGGAACTGAAAGGCATCGCCTACCGCATCGACCCCATCGTGCCGTTCTTCGGCGACGAGGCCTTCGAGCGCCTCAGTCCGTTGCGCCAGATTCCGGTGCTGGTGGACGGTGACTTCGTCCTCAACGATTCCAGCGTGATCTGCCAGTACCTGGAGGAGCGCTACCCGCAGCCGAGCCTGTATCCCGTCGACATCGGCCAGCGCGCCCAGGCCCGCTGGCTGGAGGAGTACGCCGATTCGCGGCTGGGCCAGGTGATCATCTGGCAGTTGTTCCACCAGTTGGTGATCAACCGTGGCATCTGGCAGCGCGAACCCGACCAGGCGATCCTGCAACGCACCTACGACGAAGACCTGCCATCGATCTGCAACTACCTGGAAGGGCGGGTCCCGCCAAGCGGCTGGCTGTGCGGCGAGCTGTCCATCGCCGATGTCGCCGTCGCCTGCCTGTTCCGCAATGCCCAGTTGGCGCGCTACCAGGTCGACGGCGAGCGCTGGCCGCGCCTGGCGCGCCTGTTGGCTGACGCTTTCGCCCTGCCGGCCTTCCAGCATCTGGCGCGTTTCGAGAAGGCCACCGCGCAGACCCCGGTCGCCGAACAGCGCCAGGCGCTGCGCGAGGCCGGCGCGCCGCTCAGCGCGACCAGCCACGCCCGCGAGCGGCCGGTGCGCGGTCCGATGAGCCGCTGA
- a CDS encoding PaaI family thioesterase: protein MMNVPEGFQPLFRSSPLLDLLGPFFCRQDAQRQLVVALRIDEKHCNHGGTAHGGLLSTLADVGLGYAMAFSREPPQPMVTVGLRLDFCGVARVGDWLEVHTRVDKLGQRMAFASARLHSGERLVASASGVFHLP from the coding sequence GTGATGAACGTCCCCGAAGGGTTCCAGCCGCTGTTCCGCAGCAGTCCGTTGCTCGACCTGCTCGGTCCTTTCTTCTGCCGGCAGGACGCCCAGCGCCAGTTGGTGGTGGCGCTGCGCATCGACGAAAAGCACTGCAACCACGGTGGCACCGCCCACGGCGGCCTGCTCTCGACCCTGGCCGACGTTGGCCTCGGCTACGCCATGGCGTTCTCCCGCGAACCGCCGCAGCCGATGGTCACCGTCGGCCTGCGCCTGGACTTCTGCGGGGTCGCGCGGGTCGGCGACTGGCTGGAGGTGCATACCCGGGTCGACAAGCTCGGCCAGCGCATGGCCTTCGCCTCGGCCCGGCTGCATAGCGGCGAGCGCCTGGTGGCCAGCGCCAGCGGCGTGTTTCATCTGCCCTGA
- a CDS encoding TetR/AcrR family transcriptional regulator produces MPKKSNAAERIVHATASLLASRGYFGTGLSDIIARAEAPKGSLYHYFPEGKPQIASAAIGFVADEVASFLDRAGTQAPHARNVLRQFTATLRGWLEHSRFEEACPVLSTSLSIDAELAPVHAECRRALRAWHASIERALRADGLAEKLAASRAWLILAALEGAVAVARVERSFQALDAIEEELQALLPA; encoded by the coding sequence TTGCCGAAGAAGTCCAATGCCGCCGAACGGATCGTCCATGCCACCGCCTCGCTGCTGGCCAGCCGCGGGTATTTCGGCACCGGGCTGAGCGACATCATCGCTCGCGCCGAGGCGCCGAAAGGCTCGCTCTATCACTATTTCCCCGAGGGCAAGCCGCAGATCGCCAGCGCCGCGATCGGCTTCGTCGCCGACGAGGTGGCGTCCTTCCTCGACCGCGCCGGGACCCAGGCCCCCCATGCGCGCAACGTCCTCCGCCAGTTCACCGCGACCCTGCGTGGCTGGCTGGAGCATTCGCGTTTCGAAGAGGCCTGCCCGGTGCTTTCCACCAGCCTGAGCATCGACGCCGAGCTGGCCCCGGTGCACGCTGAATGCCGCCGGGCGCTCCGCGCCTGGCACGCCAGCATCGAGCGTGCGTTGCGCGCCGACGGACTGGCGGAAAAGCTCGCCGCCTCGCGTGCCTGGCTGATCCTCGCGGCGCTGGAGGGGGCGGTCGCGGTGGCCCGCGTCGAGCGGTCGTTCCAGGCGCTGGATGCGATCGAGGAAGAATTGCAGGCGCTACTGCCGGCCTAG
- a CDS encoding NCS1 family nucleobase:cation symporter-1 → MSSTPKPPASPREFSPSLLDLGTLESLDSLPRAGQRSAEFSASLLDLGTPASLDCLPRAGLRAAEFSAARLDLGTPASLDCLPRASHHAGPELPPLSPRLYSADLAPTKAEGRRWGRYSLFALWTNDVHNIANYSFAIGLFALGMSGAQILAALALGALMVYGLMNLSGYMGQKTGLPYPVMCRIAFGIHGAQLPALIRAVIAIAWFGIQTYLASIVLRVLLTAIWPGLAAYDQDAILGLSSLGWATFVAIWCVQLLIFAYGMEMVRRYESFAGPVILLTVAALAAWMYLRAGASIAWSSGEPMSGSQMWLKIFGGAAFWVTLYGTMILNFCDFARGCPDRRTISVGNFWGLPVNILLFGLFAVVLAGAQFRIDGQLIQSPTDIVAAIPDTLFLVLASLALLIVTVAVNIMANFVAPAYVLTNLAPNLLNFRRAGLISATIAVLILPWHLYNSPGVILYFLGGLGALLGPLYGIIMVDYYLVRKGRVNLPELYTESRAGAYHYAGGVNPRAIAAFVPAAIISTLLALLPAFAELSPFSWFFGAGLAGLIHYALAKRRTAYREVSGEAIAVDSVQH, encoded by the coding sequence ATGTCCAGCACCCCGAAGCCGCCCGCCTCGCCCCGCGAGTTTTCTCCCTCGCTGCTCGACCTCGGCACCCTGGAAAGCCTCGACAGCCTGCCGCGCGCCGGTCAGCGGAGCGCGGAGTTCTCCGCCTCACTGCTCGACCTGGGCACTCCGGCCAGTCTCGACTGCCTGCCACGCGCCGGGCTGCGCGCAGCGGAGTTCTCGGCGGCGCGCCTGGACCTGGGCACTCCCGCCAGTCTCGATTGCCTGCCCCGCGCCAGCCATCACGCCGGCCCCGAACTGCCGCCGCTGAGCCCGCGCCTGTACAGCGCCGATCTCGCCCCGACCAAGGCCGAAGGGCGCCGCTGGGGACGCTACAGCCTGTTCGCGCTGTGGACCAACGACGTGCACAACATCGCCAACTACTCCTTCGCCATCGGCCTCTTCGCCCTCGGCATGAGCGGCGCGCAGATCCTCGCCGCGCTGGCCCTGGGCGCGCTGATGGTCTACGGGCTGATGAACCTGTCCGGCTACATGGGCCAGAAGACCGGGCTGCCCTACCCGGTGATGTGCCGCATCGCCTTCGGCATCCACGGCGCGCAACTCCCCGCGCTGATCCGCGCGGTGATCGCCATCGCCTGGTTCGGCATCCAGACCTATCTCGCCTCCATCGTCCTGCGCGTGCTGCTGACGGCGATCTGGCCGGGGCTCGCAGCCTACGACCAGGACGCCATCCTCGGCCTGTCGAGCCTGGGCTGGGCGACCTTCGTCGCCATCTGGTGCGTGCAACTGCTGATCTTCGCGTACGGCATGGAGATGGTGCGTCGCTACGAATCCTTCGCCGGACCGGTGATCCTGCTCACCGTCGCCGCCCTCGCCGCCTGGATGTACCTGCGCGCCGGCGCCTCCATCGCCTGGTCCAGCGGCGAACCCATGAGCGGTTCGCAGATGTGGTTGAAGATCTTCGGCGGCGCGGCGTTCTGGGTGACCCTGTACGGCACCATGATCCTGAACTTCTGCGACTTCGCCCGCGGCTGCCCGGACCGCCGCACCATCAGCGTCGGCAACTTCTGGGGGCTGCCGGTGAACATCCTGCTGTTCGGCCTGTTCGCGGTGGTCCTCGCCGGCGCCCAGTTCAGGATCGACGGCCAGCTCATCCAGAGCCCCACCGACATCGTCGCCGCGATCCCCGACACCCTCTTCCTGGTGCTGGCCAGCCTGGCGCTGCTGATCGTCACCGTGGCGGTGAACATCATGGCCAACTTCGTCGCCCCGGCCTACGTACTCACCAACCTGGCGCCGAACCTGCTGAACTTCCGCCGCGCCGGGCTGATCAGCGCGACCATCGCAGTGCTGATCCTGCCCTGGCACCTGTACAACAGCCCCGGGGTGATCCTCTACTTCCTCGGCGGCCTCGGCGCGCTGCTCGGCCCGCTGTACGGGATCATCATGGTCGACTACTACCTGGTGCGGAAAGGCCGGGTGAACCTGCCGGAGCTGTACACCGAAAGCCGCGCCGGCGCCTATCACTACGCGGGAGGGGTGAACCCGCGGGCCATCGCCGCGTTCGTCCCGGCGGCGATCATCTCCACCCTGCTGGCATTGTTGCCGGCATTCGCCGAGCTATCGCCGTTCTCCTGGTTCTTCGGCGCCGGCCTGGCCGGCCTGATCCACTACGCCCTGGCCAAGCGCCGCACGGCCTACCGCGAAGTTTCCGGCGAAGCGATCGCGGTGGACAGCGTGCAGCACTGA
- a CDS encoding LysR substrate-binding domain-containing protein produces MHPLLRRLDLNLLLVFDALYRHRNVGTAASELAISASAFSHALGRLRQGLDDELFLRQGNRMQPTQRAEHLAAAVAAALRALGEGLEEWRPFVPGQSQRTFVFAATDYTAFALLPPLMNRLQHSAPGVRLRLVNAERKLSVEALASGRIDFALGYDEEHERLPEGIQAHDWFADRYVVVARRDHPRLAGAPTLEGYLAERHAVVTPWNEDSGVIDRLLARSGLRREVAVQLPTVLAALFLAGSTDFLLTAPRHAARALAEAAGLALYPAPFDIPPYVLRLYSHVQHVGRDAHAWMIGQLKGLDISRTG; encoded by the coding sequence ATGCATCCCCTGCTGCGCCGTCTCGATCTCAACCTCCTGCTTGTCTTCGACGCCCTGTATCGCCACCGCAACGTCGGCACCGCAGCCAGCGAACTGGCGATCAGCGCCTCGGCCTTCAGCCATGCGCTGGGGCGCCTGCGCCAGGGGCTGGACGACGAACTGTTCCTGCGCCAGGGCAATCGCATGCAGCCGACCCAGCGTGCCGAGCACCTGGCCGCTGCGGTGGCCGCCGCCCTGCGCGCCCTCGGCGAGGGGCTGGAAGAGTGGCGGCCGTTCGTACCGGGACAGAGCCAGCGCACCTTCGTCTTCGCCGCCACCGACTACACCGCTTTCGCCCTGCTTCCGCCGCTGATGAACCGCCTGCAGCACAGCGCGCCCGGAGTGCGCCTGCGCCTGGTCAATGCGGAACGCAAGCTGTCGGTGGAGGCCCTGGCCAGCGGGCGGATCGATTTCGCCCTCGGCTACGACGAGGAACACGAGCGCCTGCCCGAAGGCATCCAGGCCCATGACTGGTTCGCCGACCGCTACGTGGTGGTAGCGCGGCGCGACCACCCACGCCTCGCCGGGGCGCCGACGCTGGAGGGCTACCTGGCCGAACGGCATGCGGTGGTGACGCCGTGGAACGAGGACAGCGGGGTGATCGACCGGCTGCTGGCCCGCTCCGGCCTGCGTCGCGAAGTGGCGGTGCAACTGCCGACGGTGCTGGCGGCGCTGTTCCTGGCAGGCTCCACCGATTTCCTGCTCACCGCTCCGCGACATGCCGCACGGGCCCTGGCGGAAGCCGCCGGCCTCGCCCTGTATCCCGCTCCGTTCGACATTCCGCCCTACGTGCTGCGGCTCTACAGCCACGTCCAGCATGTCGGGCGTGACGCCCATGCGTGGATGATCGGGCAGTTGAAGGGCCTGGATATTTCCCGGACGGGCTGA
- a CDS encoding GNAT family N-acetyltransferase, translating into MTLEIRPAVPADAEQILAFIIELADYERARHEVVTDVEGIRRSLFAEGSPTRALMCLSEGRPIGYAVYFYSYSTWLGRNGIYLEDLYVTPEYRGVGAGRRLLRELAREAVANDCGRLEWSVLDWNQPAIDFYRSIGALPQDEWVRYRLDGEALRKMAE; encoded by the coding sequence ATGACTCTCGAAATCCGTCCCGCCGTACCGGCCGACGCCGAACAGATCCTTGCCTTCATCATCGAACTGGCCGACTACGAGCGCGCCCGCCATGAGGTGGTCACCGATGTCGAAGGCATCCGCCGCAGCCTGTTCGCCGAAGGCTCGCCGACCCGCGCGCTGATGTGCCTGAGCGAAGGCCGGCCGATCGGCTATGCGGTGTATTTCTACAGCTACTCGACCTGGCTGGGGCGCAACGGCATCTACCTCGAAGACCTCTACGTCACCCCTGAGTACCGTGGCGTCGGCGCCGGTCGCCGGCTGCTCCGCGAGCTGGCCCGCGAGGCCGTGGCCAACGACTGCGGACGCCTGGAGTGGAGCGTGCTGGACTGGAACCAGCCGGCCATCGACTTCTACCGCTCCATCGGCGCGCTGCCGCAGGACGAGTGGGTGCGCTACCGGCTGGATGGCGAGGCGTTGCGCAAGATGGCGGAGTAG